A genomic region of Streptomyces sp. NBC_00247 contains the following coding sequences:
- a CDS encoding UvrD-helicase domain-containing protein: MPQLAFANSFWESYDVLEKPVKAGVRKAMEKFQRLTVAELHADKGLHLESVEKARDPRMRTIRVNDFWRGVVLAPDDGSDVFLLVNVVPHDDAYTWAAKRLYTTNTATRGLEVRNVVAIEQLTPALEKAAASAPSLLFAAHSDTVLRDLGIDEQVRRAVRTVIDKPQLEAFGTLLPEDQFEVLQYLAEGFGPEDVYRDVVAVRRPTDAGPDPDESLAEIIANTASRITLVTGPDELTEILEKPFAAWRVFLHPSQRRIAYRVSYAGPVQVTGGPGTGKTVVALHRVKHLLSRSPGTRVLLTTYTNALAATLRESLALLLDDDEQLARVDVTTVNAYAHRTVAEADGRAPSPVGDRDERQVWEQVVKKLGLPWTERFLTQEYRHVILAQDIRDLDTYRTSPRRGRGSALPTARREQLWPAVELFESILRERGVSTHLQVCARAARLLKSTGPGYDHVVVDEAQDLHPSQWRVLRGAVAPGSDDLFLTGDPHQRIYDAKVSLGSLGISVTGRSNRLRINYRSTEEILTWSTGVLTPVTIEDLGGRGADSLAGYRSLLHGRRPRVEGHGSESAEVATLIEKVEEWIGQGIRPSDIGVCARFNLLLDKVADRLSGAGIPVVKVRDSPGPGSDGVRLATMHAMKGLEFRCVAVLGVTSTALPFAREVTPAGLDPIQHASDLLRERCLLFVACTRAREVLHVSWAGIPSGFVPRAADR; encoded by the coding sequence GTGCCGCAACTCGCGTTCGCCAACAGCTTCTGGGAGAGCTACGACGTCCTGGAGAAGCCCGTCAAGGCCGGCGTACGCAAGGCGATGGAGAAGTTCCAGCGACTGACCGTGGCGGAGTTGCACGCGGACAAGGGGCTGCACCTGGAGTCCGTGGAAAAGGCCCGCGATCCCCGCATGCGCACCATCCGCGTCAACGACTTCTGGCGGGGCGTCGTTCTCGCACCAGACGACGGCAGCGACGTCTTCCTGCTGGTCAACGTCGTTCCCCATGACGACGCCTACACCTGGGCGGCGAAACGGCTCTACACGACCAACACGGCGACGCGTGGCCTCGAAGTGCGCAACGTCGTCGCGATCGAGCAGCTCACCCCAGCTCTGGAGAAAGCAGCGGCAAGCGCCCCGTCCTTGCTGTTCGCCGCACACTCCGACACCGTTCTGCGAGACCTCGGCATCGACGAGCAGGTGAGGCGGGCCGTACGCACCGTCATTGACAAGCCCCAACTGGAGGCCTTCGGGACGCTGCTGCCGGAGGACCAGTTCGAAGTGCTGCAGTACCTCGCCGAGGGGTTCGGTCCGGAAGACGTCTACCGGGATGTCGTCGCCGTACGCCGCCCGACGGACGCCGGCCCGGACCCGGACGAAAGCCTCGCCGAGATCATCGCGAACACGGCGAGCCGGATCACCCTGGTCACCGGTCCGGACGAGCTGACCGAAATCCTGGAAAAGCCGTTCGCGGCCTGGAGGGTCTTTCTCCACCCCTCGCAGCGACGCATCGCCTATCGCGTTTCGTACGCCGGCCCGGTCCAGGTGACCGGCGGGCCGGGCACGGGCAAGACCGTCGTGGCACTGCACCGCGTCAAACACCTGCTGTCACGTTCGCCCGGCACCCGCGTCCTGCTGACCACCTACACCAACGCTCTCGCCGCCACGCTGCGAGAGAGCCTCGCCCTGCTGCTCGACGACGACGAACAACTGGCCCGGGTGGACGTCACCACGGTGAACGCCTACGCGCACCGCACTGTCGCGGAGGCCGACGGCCGGGCGCCCTCACCCGTCGGGGACCGGGACGAGCGGCAGGTGTGGGAGCAGGTGGTCAAGAAACTGGGCCTGCCATGGACCGAGCGGTTCCTCACCCAGGAGTACCGGCACGTCATCCTCGCCCAGGACATACGCGACCTCGACACCTATCGCACGTCACCGCGGCGGGGCCGGGGCAGCGCGCTTCCCACGGCTCGACGGGAACAACTCTGGCCGGCAGTCGAATTGTTCGAGTCGATTCTGCGCGAGCGTGGGGTGAGCACTCACCTCCAGGTGTGTGCCCGGGCCGCCCGGCTGCTGAAGTCGACCGGCCCGGGCTACGACCACGTCGTCGTCGACGAGGCTCAGGACCTGCACCCCTCGCAGTGGAGGGTGCTGCGCGGCGCCGTCGCGCCCGGAAGCGACGACCTGTTTCTCACGGGCGACCCGCACCAGCGGATCTACGACGCCAAGGTATCGCTCGGCTCGCTGGGGATTTCGGTGACGGGGCGGTCGAACCGGCTTCGCATCAACTACCGCAGTACGGAAGAGATTTTGACCTGGTCGACGGGCGTCCTCACTCCGGTGACCATCGAGGATCTCGGCGGACGGGGGGCGGACAGTCTCGCCGGCTACCGCTCCCTGCTGCACGGCCGCAGGCCCCGGGTGGAGGGGCACGGGTCCGAGTCCGCCGAGGTCGCCACGCTGATCGAGAAGGTGGAGGAGTGGATCGGGCAGGGCATCCGACCGTCCGACATCGGCGTCTGCGCCCGTTTCAATCTCCTCCTGGACAAGGTGGCGGACAGGCTGAGCGGTGCGGGCATTCCCGTGGTGAAGGTCCGGGACAGTCCCGGACCGGGGTCGGACGGAGTACGGCTGGCCACGATGCACGCCATGAAGGGCCTGGAGTTCCGTTGCGTGGCGGTCCTGGGAGTGACGTCGACCGCCCTGCCGTTCGCGCGTGAGGTGACCCCGGCCGGGCTCGACCCGATCCAGCACGCATCGGATCTGCTGCGTGAGCGGTGTCTGCTGTTCGTCGCCTGCACCCGAGCCAGGGAGGTCCTGCACGTCTCCTGGGCCGGGATCCCGAGCGGGTTCGTACCCCGGGCGGCCGACCGGTGA
- a CDS encoding N-6 DNA methylase, producing MSQPQGPPASVSLAEIARMVGVGRAAVSNWRRRHESFPAPLEGNDVSPQFDWAEVEAWLRAEGKLKAPVGALERLWPEFEALGGRDAMGCLVAAVGERLGRLQDGGLSVPVPLLELSAHQNRLLARVIEVAADEGSKPTFDFLYRRWLHTHVRQVTVTAKPLASLMAGIATTVHGAPVRSVLDPACGTGALLLATAHPDPGQVEPKLFGQDQDPVLAALAAARLAMAGRPAAVTVADSLRADALAEVRADLVLCNPPSNERDWGHAELATDTRWEYGLPPRTESELAWVQHTLAALAPGGTAVLVLPPGVAARRAGRRVRAGLLRAGALRAVIALPPGAAPPHGVGLHVWVLAAPDPKAVGPDLLLVDTVHGLDVSAVGKPVLDWARVENSALTALRGEQPAGSVSVPIIELLDDDVDLTPARHIPGATAASTVELRRGWTRFDMHLRHLQDVAGGLSTLSPTDGEGAGTPTTVAALERAGALKILTGQSLPEHLVRRGERPEDALAALTSLGLPPGAGYWLHGADAARGEADGSMTLTASQDVVVVGLARSFEVRVDDEAPSVLGSQLYALRADPALLDPWFLAGCLGAPANIRQAGTHASTSSRIDVRRLQVPRLPLREQQKYGEAHRRLVRFEREARALGCAAAELAQSLGDLIASGKLSVV from the coding sequence ATGTCCCAGCCCCAAGGGCCGCCTGCTTCAGTGAGCCTCGCGGAGATCGCCCGCATGGTCGGAGTCGGGAGGGCGGCGGTGAGCAACTGGCGCCGGCGTCACGAGAGCTTTCCGGCTCCGCTGGAGGGCAACGACGTCAGCCCGCAGTTCGACTGGGCCGAGGTCGAAGCCTGGCTCCGAGCCGAAGGGAAACTCAAGGCCCCGGTGGGAGCGCTGGAGCGGCTGTGGCCCGAGTTCGAGGCTCTGGGGGGCCGGGACGCGATGGGTTGTCTGGTGGCGGCCGTGGGCGAGCGTCTCGGCCGTCTGCAAGACGGGGGCCTTTCCGTCCCCGTCCCCCTGCTCGAGCTGAGTGCCCATCAGAATCGGCTGCTGGCGCGGGTCATCGAGGTCGCCGCCGACGAGGGATCCAAGCCCACTTTCGATTTCCTCTACCGACGCTGGCTGCACACCCACGTGCGCCAGGTAACGGTCACCGCGAAGCCTCTGGCCTCCCTCATGGCCGGGATCGCCACCACGGTCCACGGCGCCCCGGTACGTTCGGTGTTGGACCCCGCGTGCGGGACCGGGGCTCTGCTACTGGCGACGGCGCACCCGGATCCCGGGCAGGTGGAACCGAAGCTGTTCGGCCAGGACCAGGACCCGGTACTGGCGGCATTGGCCGCGGCCCGGCTCGCGATGGCAGGACGTCCGGCAGCCGTGACCGTCGCGGACAGCCTGCGTGCCGATGCCCTGGCCGAAGTGCGGGCGGACCTCGTGCTGTGCAATCCGCCGTCGAACGAGCGGGACTGGGGGCACGCCGAGCTCGCTACCGACACCCGCTGGGAGTACGGCCTCCCACCACGCACCGAATCCGAACTCGCCTGGGTGCAGCACACCCTCGCGGCGCTCGCGCCAGGGGGAACGGCCGTGCTCGTGCTGCCGCCCGGTGTCGCCGCGCGCCGAGCGGGCAGGCGCGTGCGGGCCGGACTGCTGCGGGCCGGGGCGCTCCGCGCGGTGATCGCGCTACCGCCCGGTGCGGCACCGCCGCACGGCGTGGGCCTTCACGTGTGGGTACTGGCCGCCCCTGATCCGAAGGCGGTCGGCCCGGATCTGTTGCTCGTGGACACCGTGCACGGACTCGACGTCTCCGCCGTGGGCAAACCGGTCTTGGACTGGGCCCGGGTGGAAAACAGCGCACTGACCGCTCTTCGGGGGGAACAGCCTGCGGGCAGTGTGTCCGTCCCGATCATCGAGCTGCTCGACGACGACGTCGATCTCACGCCCGCACGGCACATCCCGGGAGCCACTGCGGCGAGCACGGTGGAGCTACGGCGCGGCTGGACTCGGTTCGACATGCATCTGCGGCACCTGCAGGACGTGGCGGGAGGGCTCTCGACGTTGTCCCCCACGGACGGCGAAGGTGCGGGAACCCCCACCACGGTAGCCGCGCTGGAGCGCGCAGGAGCTCTGAAGATCCTTACCGGCCAGAGTCTGCCGGAGCACCTGGTACGGCGCGGGGAACGCCCTGAGGACGCCCTCGCGGCGCTCACCTCCCTGGGCTTGCCACCGGGAGCCGGCTACTGGCTCCACGGAGCGGATGCCGCGCGCGGGGAGGCCGATGGTTCGATGACGCTCACCGCCTCGCAGGACGTGGTCGTCGTCGGCCTCGCACGGTCCTTCGAGGTCCGCGTCGACGACGAAGCGCCCTCGGTGCTCGGATCACAGCTCTACGCCCTGCGCGCGGACCCGGCGCTGCTCGATCCTTGGTTCCTCGCGGGCTGCCTGGGCGCGCCTGCAAACATCCGCCAGGCGGGTACACACGCGTCCACGTCCTCCCGGATCGACGTGCGTCGCCTCCAGGTGCCCCGCCTTCCGCTCCGTGAGCAGCAGAAGTACGGGGAGGCCCACCGCAGGCTCGTCCGGTTCGAGCGAGAGGCCAGAGCACTGGGTTGCGCAGCAGCCGAGTTGGCCCAGTCACTGGGTGACCTGATCGCTTCGGGAAAGCTGTCCGTAGTGTGA
- a CDS encoding helix-turn-helix domain-containing protein, whose amino-acid sequence MAVHGGDGEREPDPSDSLRTFGAVVQALREHAGLSRAEFGTLIRFSRHTVESVELGRRMPDEAFVERAEDALGNTGALRRAARHLSRGEPGLAAWFRRWARLERVAESLCTYECRLVPGLLQTEHYARAVFEGTVPLVADEQVEVLVAARLERQKMLRERQTVPFGFIVEEHVFRRRFSGAEKVRELLDHVLEQTALRNVTLQIVPQEAGLHACLDGPVRLIETPEGRRLAYSEGQQNGRLIGDQKEVGLLQRRYDTLRSQALNHKESRGLLERLRGEL is encoded by the coding sequence ATGGCGGTGCACGGCGGCGACGGGGAACGGGAGCCGGACCCGTCCGACAGTCTGCGGACGTTCGGGGCGGTCGTCCAGGCCCTGAGGGAACACGCGGGCCTGAGCCGGGCTGAGTTCGGGACCCTGATCCGGTTCTCCAGACACACCGTGGAGTCGGTGGAGCTGGGCCGCCGCATGCCGGACGAGGCGTTCGTGGAGCGGGCGGAGGACGCGCTGGGCAACACGGGGGCGTTGCGGAGGGCGGCGCGGCACCTGTCGCGGGGCGAGCCCGGCCTCGCGGCGTGGTTCAGGCGGTGGGCACGGCTGGAGCGAGTGGCGGAGAGCCTGTGCACCTACGAGTGCAGGCTGGTACCGGGGCTGTTGCAGACGGAGCATTACGCGCGAGCGGTCTTCGAGGGCACCGTCCCGCTGGTGGCGGACGAACAGGTGGAGGTGCTCGTCGCGGCGCGGCTCGAACGCCAGAAGATGCTGCGCGAACGGCAGACCGTGCCGTTCGGCTTCATCGTGGAGGAGCACGTTTTCCGGCGTCGGTTCAGTGGTGCGGAGAAGGTGCGGGAGCTGCTCGACCATGTGCTCGAACAGACCGCCCTGCGCAATGTGACGCTGCAAATCGTGCCGCAAGAGGCCGGGTTGCATGCTTGCCTGGACGGGCCGGTACGGCTGATTGAAACGCCGGAGGGGCGGCGCCTCGCGTACTCCGAAGGGCAGCAGAACGGGCGCCTGATCGGCGACCAGAAGGAGGTGGGTCTCCTCCAGCGGCGCTATGACACACTGCGCTCGCAGGCCCTGAACCACAAGGAATCGCGGGGGCTGCTGGAGCGACTGCGAGGAGAGCTATGA
- a CDS encoding DUF397 domain-containing protein, with product MSTTERVWFKSSYSGSQGDDCVEVAVTEQAIHVRDSKDLTRPALAVGRNGWTRFVGYAARG from the coding sequence ATGAGTACGACGGAACGCGTCTGGTTCAAGTCAAGCTACAGCGGCAGCCAGGGGGACGACTGTGTGGAGGTCGCCGTCACGGAACAGGCCATCCACGTACGTGACTCCAAGGACCTGACGCGCCCCGCACTCGCTGTCGGTCGTAACGGCTGGACGCGGTTCGTGGGGTACGCCGCGCGCGGCTGA
- a CDS encoding McrC family protein, with the protein MSISIELTEHEPATSRVLPDAVGRALATSRIVSASPDPHIPGNWLLRAGHNVGAVTVGGPGIDSPVTVRIAPKVLITRLFFLLGYSLDPRGAWHDGQVDVAEHRDLLPALAHAVERQIERALRQGLLQGYQETDEAALVVRGRIRETDQIRRHFGAALPVEVTYDEFTTDIAENRLLRSAVERLLRLPGVPHDVRRRLLHHRLRLADVTPLVRGQLLPAWHPNRLNARYQQALHLARAVLTDASPEHAPGGLRMDGFLFNMNKLFEDFVTVALRESLRGTDLRCVLQDAHHLDEAAAIRMRPDFVLYQPDGAPLAVVDAKYKAEKRAGYPDADLYQMLAYCTALGLPEGHLVYAKGNEPHAAHRIRNAGIVIHQHALDLDQAPADLLSDIASVSRLMRASRSV; encoded by the coding sequence GTGAGCATCAGCATCGAGCTGACCGAGCACGAGCCCGCCACCAGCCGCGTCCTGCCGGACGCCGTGGGGCGGGCCCTCGCGACCTCCCGGATCGTGAGTGCCTCCCCCGACCCGCACATACCGGGCAACTGGCTCCTGCGGGCCGGCCACAACGTCGGGGCAGTCACCGTCGGCGGTCCTGGCATCGATTCCCCCGTCACCGTGCGGATCGCGCCCAAGGTACTCATCACTCGGCTGTTCTTCCTACTCGGCTACAGCCTCGATCCACGGGGCGCCTGGCACGACGGCCAGGTGGACGTGGCCGAACACCGGGACCTGCTCCCCGCCCTCGCCCACGCCGTGGAGCGCCAGATCGAGCGAGCACTGCGACAGGGACTGCTCCAGGGGTACCAGGAGACCGATGAGGCCGCTCTGGTCGTACGGGGGCGGATACGGGAGACCGACCAGATCCGGCGGCATTTCGGTGCCGCGCTTCCGGTCGAGGTGACGTACGACGAATTCACCACGGACATCGCGGAAAACCGTCTCCTGCGGTCCGCGGTGGAGCGGCTGCTCCGCCTGCCCGGTGTACCCCACGACGTACGCCGTCGGCTTCTGCACCACCGGCTGCGGCTCGCTGACGTCACCCCGCTCGTCCGGGGGCAACTCTTGCCCGCCTGGCACCCGAACCGCCTCAACGCGCGCTATCAGCAGGCACTGCACCTCGCCCGAGCCGTCCTCACCGACGCGTCCCCCGAGCACGCGCCGGGCGGACTGCGCATGGACGGCTTTCTGTTCAACATGAACAAGCTCTTCGAGGACTTCGTGACGGTCGCACTCCGGGAATCGCTGCGCGGGACGGACCTGAGGTGCGTGCTCCAGGATGCGCACCATCTCGACGAGGCCGCCGCCATCCGGATGAGGCCCGATTTCGTGCTGTACCAGCCGGATGGCGCACCGCTGGCGGTGGTCGACGCCAAGTACAAGGCGGAAAAGCGCGCCGGCTACCCGGACGCGGACCTCTACCAGATGCTGGCCTACTGCACGGCCCTCGGCCTCCCCGAAGGCCACCTCGTGTACGCGAAGGGGAATGAGCCCCACGCGGCCCACCGCATACGAAACGCGGGCATCGTCATCCACCAGCACGCCCTGGATCTCGATCAGGCGCCCGCCGACCTGCTGTCCGACATCGCATCGGTGTCCCGGCTGATGCGCGCGAGCCGATCCGTATGA
- a CDS encoding DUF4357 domain-containing protein, which yields MSTDGEAVTMAEEYPEFRLSLPNSDLVAHGRRTRGTNGGWTFVVGPRQPVRAKVTRSFRTRLVSAHREREQLISSGAIAPSATRPGWLETTREITFNSPSRAASILTGNSVNGYLAWRAEDNRSLGLALSGASRGSRRSWLVRGSNVAGHDLVRRMWLPEGLVTLAAPRLRQGVEQGISKELVHAFVEEDYESTATYSQKQQLSDGVHAFMSRMGEGDTVCTISDGLLHVGQITGGAQQTESEDRRSNLRRAVTWQDISHPYDELPEELKQKLSLQHDVVELTAVQAVMDGLGLTDEELADEAETTERDPSLELPAITVRRELRLPEPTDALAEELLVHDSEWLGEMRDLLWDDRQLVLYGPPGTGKTFLALKLAEFLGGGPERVKLVQFHPSYAYEDFVEGIRPKENPKTHEVSFRLTAGPLRVLADLANEEGNRHIPHFLIIDEINRANLAKVFGELYFLLEYRDKGVQLPYSGDDFALPPNLFVIGTMNTADRSIALVDAAMRRRFAFVELSPRTEPTSGLLRRWLESKGRGSEPADLLDALNSRIEDVDFRIGPSYLMKPGVYRENGLERTWRTKILPLLEEHHYGEGVDVEKRYGLDALRRSLREPPA from the coding sequence ATGTCTACGGACGGGGAGGCCGTGACCATGGCCGAGGAGTATCCGGAGTTCCGCCTGAGCCTGCCCAACAGCGACCTCGTGGCGCACGGGCGGCGGACGAGGGGGACGAACGGCGGCTGGACGTTCGTCGTCGGGCCTCGCCAACCCGTGCGCGCCAAGGTGACTCGCTCCTTCCGGACACGGTTGGTATCCGCCCACCGCGAGCGCGAGCAGTTGATCTCCTCCGGCGCGATCGCGCCCTCGGCCACCCGGCCCGGCTGGTTGGAGACCACGAGGGAGATCACCTTCAACTCCCCGTCCCGGGCCGCTTCCATCCTCACCGGCAACAGCGTCAACGGCTACCTCGCCTGGAGGGCCGAGGACAACCGGTCGCTCGGATTGGCCCTGTCGGGGGCTTCCCGGGGCAGCAGGCGGTCTTGGCTGGTGCGGGGCTCCAACGTCGCCGGGCACGACCTCGTGCGTCGGATGTGGCTGCCGGAGGGCCTGGTGACCCTGGCGGCTCCCCGGTTGCGCCAGGGTGTCGAGCAGGGCATCAGCAAGGAGCTTGTGCACGCCTTCGTGGAGGAGGACTACGAATCCACGGCGACGTACAGCCAGAAGCAGCAACTGAGCGACGGCGTGCACGCCTTCATGTCCCGGATGGGAGAGGGCGACACCGTCTGCACCATCTCCGACGGGTTGCTCCACGTCGGCCAGATCACCGGTGGGGCCCAGCAGACCGAGTCCGAGGACCGCAGGTCCAATCTCCGCCGGGCGGTGACCTGGCAGGACATCAGCCACCCGTACGACGAGCTCCCCGAGGAGCTGAAGCAGAAGCTGTCCCTCCAGCACGACGTCGTGGAACTCACCGCCGTCCAGGCGGTTATGGACGGGCTCGGGCTCACCGACGAAGAGCTGGCCGACGAGGCCGAGACGACGGAGCGGGATCCCAGCCTGGAGCTTCCGGCGATCACCGTACGGCGGGAACTGCGGCTCCCCGAGCCGACGGACGCGTTGGCCGAAGAGCTCTTGGTGCACGACAGCGAGTGGCTGGGCGAGATGCGTGATCTCCTCTGGGACGACCGGCAGTTGGTGCTGTACGGCCCTCCAGGCACAGGCAAGACGTTCCTCGCGCTGAAGCTGGCGGAGTTCCTGGGTGGCGGCCCCGAACGGGTGAAGCTGGTCCAGTTCCATCCGTCGTACGCCTATGAGGACTTCGTCGAAGGAATCCGTCCGAAGGAGAACCCCAAGACCCACGAGGTCAGTTTCCGGCTGACCGCGGGTCCTCTCCGCGTTCTGGCCGATCTCGCCAACGAGGAGGGCAACCGGCACATCCCCCACTTCCTGATCATCGACGAGATCAACCGGGCCAACCTGGCGAAGGTCTTCGGCGAGCTGTACTTCCTCCTGGAGTACCGGGACAAGGGTGTCCAGCTGCCCTACTCCGGCGACGACTTCGCGCTGCCGCCCAACCTCTTCGTCATCGGCACCATGAACACGGCCGACCGTTCGATCGCGCTCGTGGACGCCGCCATGCGGCGACGTTTCGCGTTCGTCGAACTGTCCCCGCGGACCGAGCCGACCAGCGGACTGCTCCGGCGCTGGCTCGAATCCAAGGGTCGGGGCAGCGAGCCCGCCGACCTGCTGGACGCGCTCAACTCCCGTATCGAGGACGTCGATTTCCGTATAGGCCCCTCGTACCTGATGAAGCCTGGTGTGTACCGGGAGAACGGTCTGGAGCGGACCTGGCGGACAAAGATTCTCCCCCTCCTCGAAGAGCACCACTACGGCGAGGGCGTCGACGTCGAGAAGCGGTATGGACTCGACGCTCTGCGACGGTCCCTCCGGGAGCCGCCCGCGTGA
- a CDS encoding DUF2786 domain-containing protein, whose amino-acid sequence MSHEGPESPAEGAFRKSRQEWLEARVQALAKVVEVDGARLFGLLPADLGDRHRLAAATIARVAADRARARSVADTVRWLERLIPGGHPHDLTDSVRELRALLAPGDEPALWSWNAGPWEELLLWWWARNQSRSGDSGRDVAAWGSRWAAQIPWNGPFDSPERAPRAHGRELLTLAEFFTHEPEPLGLLARAVLDAPRTAATVQDTVLLREEHLQGAGHLTWLAEQQTCAEQVEVWRRAQQAKGSEATRGFLAELSEAVKRYMSVVLQPVIDALSGCERALLSDSRSGPRRSAADYLDAFLDFLDWQGEAPEDDEIDRRAAEFVDQDRTTWHGMDGSLPVWYHIVTSPQERAAAKAYSGRPAASVLRVRTGVEPPASSFDLFPSDAWSASGEPEDEWYPEPGIDIHYDGDNAFDLGALLVVARLGYARLEFLAVGADGGVQRLRTILARVREEDALAWRRWALASLAVLAPEPDDLADAIARQDDDGDTDQGRDDGDDNPEEHETSDDRVARPAAGGLPPALLGKVRALLRQAEDPSVTEQEARTFLGKATELMAKYGIERAMLDDVSDPGKPLDKVVDVHPPYVKEARRLLSWIAAETRCSAVFPGGKDNRHRVHLFGFEADLQATEVLYASLRLQMLSGADTADALYRPEGEDARAYKRSWMLGFIRSVITRIGAAQRAAKAAADAEQQADSPETDFGGRSVALVLADRSVVVQAQVSARYPKLGKARPTKFKGTGYRQGMADGKRAEIGEQAFADVEEGARLTP is encoded by the coding sequence ATGAGCCACGAGGGACCGGAATCGCCGGCGGAGGGGGCCTTCAGGAAAAGCCGTCAGGAATGGCTGGAAGCGCGGGTCCAAGCCCTCGCCAAGGTGGTGGAGGTCGACGGAGCGCGGTTGTTCGGGCTGCTTCCCGCCGATCTCGGTGATCGGCACCGCCTGGCCGCCGCCACGATCGCGCGCGTGGCTGCGGACCGGGCGCGGGCACGGTCGGTGGCTGACACGGTTCGCTGGCTGGAGCGGCTGATCCCGGGTGGCCACCCCCACGATCTGACGGATTCGGTGCGGGAACTCCGCGCCCTTCTCGCCCCGGGTGATGAACCCGCCCTGTGGTCCTGGAACGCCGGCCCCTGGGAGGAGCTGCTGCTGTGGTGGTGGGCGCGGAACCAGAGCCGCTCGGGGGACAGCGGGCGGGACGTCGCCGCCTGGGGTTCTCGCTGGGCGGCGCAGATTCCGTGGAACGGCCCCTTCGACTCTCCCGAGCGGGCGCCGCGCGCCCACGGCCGGGAACTCCTCACCCTGGCGGAGTTCTTCACCCATGAGCCTGAACCCCTCGGCCTGCTCGCACGAGCCGTGCTCGACGCGCCGCGGACGGCGGCGACGGTCCAGGACACCGTCCTTCTGCGCGAGGAACACCTCCAGGGTGCCGGGCACCTGACGTGGCTGGCCGAACAGCAGACGTGCGCCGAGCAGGTCGAGGTCTGGCGGCGCGCGCAGCAGGCGAAGGGCTCGGAGGCGACACGCGGCTTTCTCGCGGAGCTGTCCGAGGCCGTCAAGAGGTACATGTCCGTCGTTCTCCAGCCGGTGATCGACGCGTTGTCCGGCTGCGAGCGCGCTCTCCTCAGCGACAGCCGGAGCGGTCCCCGGCGTTCCGCCGCCGATTACCTGGATGCTTTCCTCGACTTCCTCGACTGGCAGGGCGAAGCCCCGGAGGACGACGAGATCGACCGGAGGGCGGCGGAGTTCGTCGATCAGGACAGAACCACCTGGCACGGCATGGACGGCTCCCTGCCGGTCTGGTACCACATCGTCACCTCACCGCAGGAGAGAGCGGCGGCGAAGGCGTACTCGGGACGACCGGCGGCATCGGTTCTGCGCGTCAGGACCGGCGTCGAGCCCCCAGCTTCGTCTTTCGACCTCTTCCCGAGTGACGCGTGGAGCGCGTCGGGCGAGCCCGAGGACGAGTGGTACCCGGAGCCGGGCATCGACATCCACTACGACGGTGACAACGCCTTCGACCTCGGCGCGCTGCTGGTTGTCGCCCGGCTCGGCTACGCCCGCCTGGAGTTCCTCGCGGTGGGGGCGGACGGCGGGGTCCAGCGGCTACGGACGATCCTCGCCCGGGTACGGGAGGAAGACGCCCTGGCCTGGCGGCGCTGGGCGCTGGCGTCCCTCGCGGTACTCGCTCCCGAGCCGGACGACCTCGCCGACGCGATCGCCCGGCAGGACGACGACGGCGACACGGATCAGGGACGCGACGACGGAGACGACAACCCCGAGGAGCACGAGACCTCCGACGACCGCGTCGCGCGACCCGCTGCCGGCGGCCTGCCGCCCGCGCTCCTCGGGAAGGTCAGGGCCTTGCTGCGGCAGGCGGAGGACCCGAGCGTCACGGAGCAGGAGGCCCGTACGTTTCTCGGCAAGGCCACTGAGCTCATGGCCAAGTACGGCATCGAACGGGCCATGCTCGACGACGTGTCCGACCCGGGCAAGCCGCTGGACAAGGTCGTCGACGTACATCCGCCGTACGTCAAGGAGGCTCGTCGGCTGCTCAGTTGGATCGCGGCCGAAACACGGTGCAGCGCGGTGTTCCCCGGCGGGAAGGACAATCGGCACCGGGTGCACCTGTTCGGGTTCGAGGCGGATCTCCAGGCGACCGAGGTCCTGTACGCCAGCCTTCGACTCCAGATGCTGAGCGGGGCGGACACCGCCGATGCCCTGTACCGGCCGGAGGGTGAGGACGCGCGCGCGTACAAGCGGTCCTGGATGCTGGGCTTCATCCGTTCGGTCATCACGCGTATCGGTGCGGCCCAGCGGGCGGCGAAGGCCGCCGCCGACGCCGAGCAGCAGGCCGATTCGCCGGAGACGGACTTTGGTGGCCGCAGCGTGGCCCTGGTCCTCGCGGACCGTTCCGTCGTTGTCCAGGCCCAGGTATCCGCCCGCTACCCGAAGCTCGGCAAGGCACGTCCGACGAAGTTCAAGGGCACGGGCTACCGGCAAGGGATGGCCGACGGGAAGCGTGCCGAGATCGGTGAGCAGGCTTTCGCGGACGTGGAGGAGGGTGCCCGGCTCACCCCATGA